The genomic interval AGATGGTGGAGACGACGATTCAGACCGTGGCCTCGGAGATGGGCGTCCACGTCAACGTGAAGCCGGTGCGTGCTCGCGAGGCCAAGAGCAAACGTGCCGAGCCGGTGAGCGCGTTGGCCGAGACGGGGCGCATCGAGTTTGTGGGCACATTCCCCAAGCTCGAGCTCCAACTCTCGAAGTTCAGTGGCGTGAACGGGCGGCGTGATGACCGCGTGGATGCCCTGTTGTGGGGCGTCCACGAACTGGTGTTCGCGGATTCCTTCTTCTGTCTGTGAGGGTGACGATGGGTTTCTGGGGCCGGATGAAGGCGGCGGTGAGTCGCGAGCCGCGCAAGGGGACAGGGCTGGAGCTGGCGCGCTGGCAACAGGCGCCGCCGCGTCGGGGAACAGCGCAGCTCCTTGCCGCGTACCGCGAGATGCCGTGGCTCCGCGCGGTCATTGACGTAGTGGCCGACTCGGTGGCGGGCGTTCAATGGCGCGCCTATCGCCGTGTGCAGAAGGACGGGCAGCCAGTGAAGGACTACGCGCTCCGAAGTGCGACGCGCGAGGTCCGTGCCGGGCGCCTGAAGGCGATGCTGGAGGCGGGGGAGGCGCAAGAAGTCCCTGACCATCCCGTCCTCAAGCTGCTCTCAGACCCGAACGACCATCTCACCGGGCGCAGTGTGACGAAGCTCGTGCAGGTGTACCTCGACCTGGTGGGCGAGGCGTTCCTGGTGATGGAGCGCGTGGGCGGCGTGCCGGTGGGCTTCTGGCCGGTGCCTCCGAGCACCGTCACGAGGTTGCCCGCGCTGGACGTGCCCCGCGAGCAACGCACGTACACCGTGACGGTGGGCAAGGTGTCGCGAGACATTCCAGCCAGCGACGTGTTGCACCTGCGCAACCTCGACCCCGAGGACCCGCTGGGGCGCGGCATCGGCCCGGCCTATGCGCTGGGGGATGAGCTGGACACGGACGAGTACGTGGCGCGGTTCCTCAAGACGTCCTTCTGGAACAACATGCTGCCTCCTGCCATCGCCTCGATTGAGGGGCTCTCCGATGCGAACAGCGCAGGCGCGCGGACCTTCAAGGAGTCACTTGCCCGCGAGCACCAGGGACCGGACAAGGCGGGGAAGCTCCTCATCACCAACGGCAAGGTGACGTTTGCTCGGCTGGACACGAGCTTCAAGGACATGCAGTTGGTGGAGTTGCGGCGCTTCCTGATGGACTTCGTCCGGATGACATTCAGGGTGCCCCCTGAAATCGTCGGAGACATCTCCAGCTCCAACAAGGCCACCGCCTTCGCGGCGCGGGAGAACCTTGCCGAGCAGGCGACCTTGCCGCGTATGGAATTCCTCCGCACCGAGTACCAGATGCGGCTGATGCCGTTGTTGGGCGATGAAGGGGCCATCCTTGACTACGACAGCCCTGTCCCGGCGGACCTAGAGCACCAGCTCCGTGTGATGGGCACGATGCCGGAGGCGTTCAGCTACGATGAATGGCGCGAGTTGGCGGGACTCCGGCCGGACCCGAGTAGGCAGGGGTATCCTCTTCCGCTGCCGGGCCAGTCTCCACTCGAAGTTGAGGGGTAAGTTTCGTCCCGAGTTGTCATGGCGCCATGTGCCACGAGGACCGATAGACATCGATCTTTCGAGCAGTC from Myxococcus stipitatus carries:
- a CDS encoding phage portal protein — translated: MGFWGRMKAAVSREPRKGTGLELARWQQAPPRRGTAQLLAAYREMPWLRAVIDVVADSVAGVQWRAYRRVQKDGQPVKDYALRSATREVRAGRLKAMLEAGEAQEVPDHPVLKLLSDPNDHLTGRSVTKLVQVYLDLVGEAFLVMERVGGVPVGFWPVPPSTVTRLPALDVPREQRTYTVTVGKVSRDIPASDVLHLRNLDPEDPLGRGIGPAYALGDELDTDEYVARFLKTSFWNNMLPPAIASIEGLSDANSAGARTFKESLAREHQGPDKAGKLLITNGKVTFARLDTSFKDMQLVELRRFLMDFVRMTFRVPPEIVGDISSSNKATAFAARENLAEQATLPRMEFLRTEYQMRLMPLLGDEGAILDYDSPVPADLEHQLRVMGTMPEAFSYDEWRELAGLRPDPSRQGYPLPLPGQSPLEVEG